One genomic window of Acomys russatus chromosome 29, mAcoRus1.1, whole genome shotgun sequence includes the following:
- the LOC127211268 gene encoding PRAME family member 12-like has translation MTVYMPSTLLTLAVRSVLRDEAMAISALQELPMELFPPLFKDAFIQKQANVLRAILQAWPFPCLPLGGLMRMLEIPHLERLQIILHGIDTLLAQKSHPGSYKLRVLDLRPLHMDFWDIWAGEACYPEGKSKRRPQKGGPMVAKQTLKVFVDLCLKPTPLNPCLSYVCLWVAGRKDVLSLGCRRLKITTVDIQNIVTVMEMLDLDYMEEMEVCCSWKLSTLAAFAPYMGQMQNLRKFLLSHICVPASISPEEEEQLVSQFTSQFLKLRYLQVISLDSVSFLQGQMDQMFRYLEGPLKTLFITDSQLLDSDLKSLAQCPGVQLKHLNLSGITLTNISPDHLRVLLERSADTLKTLDLENCMILDSQLETLLPALSQCFQPTTFNYLRNPVSVAVLERLLSHTAKLSCLTLEMYSTPWEVYGVDGASHYKRLEELREELSQPAMPPENTKTVWFSIIPCPPYEDQAI, from the exons ATGACCGTGTACATGCCATCCACGCTCCTGACCCTGGCCGTGCGAAGCGTACTCAGAGATGAGGCCATGGCCATCTCAGCTCTGCAGGAGCTGCCCATGGAGCTCTTCCCACCGCTGTTCAAGGATGCCTTCATTCAGAAACAGGCTAACGTCCTGAGAGCAATTCTGCAGGCCTGGCCCTTCCCCTGTCTCCCACTGGGGGGTCTGATGAGGATGCTGGAGATACCCCACCTGGAGCGCCTGCAAATCATACTGCATGGGATTGACACACTGCTTGCCCAGAAAAGCCACCCCGG GAGTTACAAACTGCGAGTCCTGGATTTGCGGCCTTTGCACATGGACTTCTGGGATATATGGGCTGGAGAGGCCTGCTACCCAGAGGGCAAGAGTAAGAGAAGACCACAAAAGGGAGGTCCGATGGTGGCCAAGCAGACCTTGAAGGTGTTTGTCGACCTGTGCCTCAAGCCTACTCCTTTGAATCCATGCCTCTCCTACGTTTGCCTGTGGGTGGCAGGGAGGAAAGATGTGCTGTCCCTGGGCTGCAGGCGACTGAAGATCACCACAGTAGACATCCAGAACATCGTGACGGTCATGGAAATGCTGGACCTGGACTACATGGAGGAAATGGAAGTGTGCTGCTCCTGGAAGCTGTCCACCCTGGCTGCGTTCGCTCCGTACATGGGCCAAATGCAAAATCTTCGCAAGTTTCTTCTCTCTCACATCTGTGtgcctgcctccatttcccctgaggaggaggagcagctggtCAGCCAGTTCACCTCTCAGTTTCTCAAACTGCGCTACCTCCAGGTGATCTCCCTGgattctgtctccttcctccaagGTCAAATGGACCAGATGTTCAG GTACCTGGAGGGTCCCCTGAAAACCCTCTTTATCACTGACTCCCAGCTCTTGGATTCAGACTTGAAGTCCCTGGCCCAGTGTCCAGGCGTACAACTCAAACACCTGAACCTGAGTGGCATCACGCTGACCAATATAAGTCCCGACCACCTCCGAGTCCTGCTAGAGAGATCTGCAGACACCCTGAAGACCCTGGACTTGGAGAACTGTATGATTTTGGACTCCCAGCTCGAGACCCTCTTGCCTGCCCTGAGTCAGTGCTTCCAGCCCACCACGTTCAACTACTTAAGGAATCCCGTCTCCGTGGCGGTCCTGGAGCGCCTGCTGAGCCACACCGCCAAGCTGAGCTGCTTAACCCTGGAGATGTACTCCACCCCCTGGGAGGTCTACGGTGTCGACGGCGCTTCCCACTACAAGAGGCTGGAAGAGCTTCGCGAGGAGCTGAGCCAACCGGCGATGCCACCAGAGAACACCAAGACGGTGTGGTTTAGCATCATTCCCTGTCCACCTTATGAAGACCAGGCCATTTGA
- the Cfap107 gene encoding cilia- and flagella-associated protein 107, translated as MFVTAAVPQAFSTPGWQIEKKYSTKVLIGNWVEERRKFTKATDRTPQCIHRKEYVPFPGHRPDQISRWYGKRRVEGLPYKHLITHHQEPSHRYLISTYDDHYNRHNYNPGMPAVRSWSRQKLLWLPEKSDFPLLAPPTNYGLFEQLKQKWLAPKTGLKGSIYTTSYPRLPVCAMSRREHAIPVPPPRLHPIPHF; from the exons ATGTTTGTGACTGCAGCGGTTCCTCAGGCATTTTCTACTCCGGGCTGGCAGATTGAAAAGAAGTATTCAACGAAAGTGCTCATTGGAAACTGggtagaagaaaggagaaag TTCACCAAAGCCACTGACCGCACGCCCCAGTGCATTCACAGGAAGGAGTATGttcccttcccaggccacagaccAGACCAGATTTCCAGGTGGTATGGAAAAAGGAGAGTGGAG GGTCTCCCGTACAAGCACCTGATCACCCACCATCAGGAGCCTTCACATCGCTATCTGATCAGCACCTATGATGACCACTACAATCGGCACAATTATAACCCAGGCATGCCTGCTGTACGGTCCTGGAGCAGACAGAAGTTGCTGTGGCTGCCAGAGAAGTCTGACTTTCCCCTTCTTG CTCCCCCCACAAACTATGGACTGTTCGAGCAACTGAAGCAGAAGTGGCTGGCCCCCAAGACTGGCCTGAAGGGGAGCATTTATACCACGTCCTACCCGAGGCTGCCGGTGTGCGCTATGTCCAGGAGGGAGCATGCCATCCCGGTCCCTCCCCCTCGACTGCACCCCATCCCACACTTCTGA